The genomic region CCTCGGCGGCGTACCGCTCCACGAGCTCGGCGCCGAGGACGAGCCGCTCGCTGGAGCCCCAGCGCGGGTGGCAGGTCACCAACGTCATGGTGCGCGCCGTGGGCTTGGCGCCCGGGAAGCCGGCGACCGGCTCGACGACCTCGACGGCGCTGGGGCTGACGATGCGGCTCCAGGTGACCTCATAGACCAGCCACTTGCCGACGGTCTCGACGATGATGCGGTCGCCCTCGCCGACCTGGTCGAGGTTCGCGAAGGGCTCCCCGTGGGTGGCGCGGTGCCCGGCGATGGCGAAGTTGCCGACCTGTCCGGGCAGCGCGGTGCCGGGGAAGTGGCCCGGGCCGCGGGCGAGGTCGGAGTCGCCGACGCCCTCGACGACCACCCACTCCCAGTCATCGCCCAGGGCGGGGATGTGGAGGACGCCGAAGCCCTCACCGGCCCGCGGGGTGCTCGCCTCGGCGGACTTCTGGGCGCCGTCCGAGGTGAGCTCGCGGAAGTCGTCCATCAGGCCGCGCTGCGCGGCCTGGGTCTGCTGGTTGGTCCAGACCAGCAGATAGAAGGCGAAGGCCAGCAGCACCAGTCCCGCGGTGATCGCGACCTCGGCGACGGCGCGGATTCCGGTGGAGATCACGGTTCGTAACATCGCTGACACCCTAAATAATATATCATCGCCAAATCGGAGATCCGATGCAGGG from Nocardioides sp. dk884 harbors:
- a CDS encoding class E sortase — translated: MISTGIRAVAEVAITAGLVLLAFAFYLLVWTNQQTQAAQRGLMDDFRELTSDGAQKSAEASTPRAGEGFGVLHIPALGDDWEWVVVEGVGDSDLARGPGHFPGTALPGQVGNFAIAGHRATHGEPFANLDQVGEGDRIIVETVGKWLVYEVTWSRIVSPSAVEVVEPVAGFPGAKPTARTMTLVTCHPRWGSSERLVLGAELVERYAAEAGPPPDLA